A genomic stretch from Serratia entomophila includes:
- a CDS encoding thiamine pyrophosphate-binding protein, whose amino-acid sequence MSDKITVGEAIARTLEQYEVSAMYGIISIHNLPIADAVGQRGAIRFVPARGEAGAVTMADAHGRFSGLGVALTSTGAGAGNAVGAMIEALNANTPLLHITGQVEKAYLDADAGFIHETRDQLGFLSACSKRAYRVNSPEQAVAVIQRAIQDAQTVPCGPVAVEIPIDIQSSLVSSAVLSRPLSPAALPAADPQAAERLYQRLKQAKRPLLWLGGGALACGAAVRKLADAGVAVISSTHGRGILPDSHPRSLRAFHNSPSIEAILSQCDLTLVAGSRLRSNETRTWTLPLPRPLVQIDIDPAAANRNYLADEQVNGDCAALLDALAARLSPAEKVNAAWDAEIARAVQQAESALRQQSGEYVKLNDAIDAALPQDGLLVRDITVSGSVWGSRLFRAISPLCNIHSLAGAIGMGLPMAIGTAIANPQRKVVGLVGDGGLALGLGELATMAQEQVNITLLIMNDGGYGVMRGIQDKYFAGRQYYNELHTPAFTQVAEAMGLKAWKVDDAAQFNGVLAEAINYPGPSVVEVDMKSVGPLTFAGPPQKTLY is encoded by the coding sequence ATGAGCGATAAAATAACGGTTGGCGAGGCGATAGCCCGGACTCTGGAACAGTACGAGGTGTCGGCGATGTACGGCATCATTTCGATTCATAATCTGCCGATTGCCGATGCGGTGGGGCAGCGCGGCGCGATCCGCTTCGTACCGGCACGCGGTGAAGCGGGCGCGGTCACCATGGCCGACGCTCACGGCCGCTTCTCCGGCCTGGGGGTGGCGCTGACCAGCACCGGCGCCGGCGCGGGCAATGCGGTCGGCGCGATGATTGAGGCGCTCAACGCCAATACCCCGCTGTTGCACATCACCGGCCAGGTGGAAAAGGCCTATCTGGACGCCGACGCCGGGTTTATTCACGAAACCCGCGATCAGCTCGGTTTCCTCAGCGCCTGCTCCAAGCGCGCTTACCGCGTCAACTCTCCGGAGCAGGCGGTGGCGGTGATCCAACGGGCTATCCAGGACGCGCAGACGGTGCCCTGCGGCCCGGTGGCGGTGGAAATTCCGATCGATATTCAGAGTAGCCTGGTCTCCAGCGCGGTGCTGAGCCGGCCGCTGTCGCCGGCTGCGCTGCCGGCGGCGGATCCGCAGGCGGCGGAACGCCTTTACCAGCGGCTGAAGCAGGCCAAGCGGCCGCTGCTGTGGCTGGGCGGCGGCGCGCTGGCCTGCGGCGCTGCGGTGCGCAAGCTGGCGGACGCCGGGGTGGCGGTGATCTCCAGCACCCATGGGCGCGGCATCCTGCCGGACAGCCACCCGCGCAGCCTGCGGGCGTTCCACAATTCGCCGAGCATAGAGGCGATTTTGAGCCAATGCGACCTGACGCTGGTGGCCGGTTCGCGCCTGCGCAGCAACGAAACCCGCACCTGGACGCTGCCGCTGCCGCGGCCGCTGGTGCAAATAGACATCGATCCGGCGGCGGCCAACCGCAATTATCTGGCCGACGAACAGGTCAACGGCGACTGCGCGGCGCTGCTCGATGCGCTGGCGGCGCGGCTGAGCCCGGCCGAAAAGGTAAACGCCGCCTGGGATGCAGAAATAGCCCGCGCGGTGCAGCAGGCGGAAAGCGCGCTGCGCCAGCAGTCCGGCGAGTACGTTAAGCTCAACGACGCCATCGACGCGGCGCTTCCGCAGGACGGGTTGCTGGTGCGCGACATCACCGTGTCCGGCAGCGTGTGGGGCAGCCGCCTGTTCCGCGCCATCTCGCCGCTGTGCAACATTCATTCGTTGGCCGGGGCCATCGGCATGGGGCTGCCGATGGCGATCGGCACCGCGATCGCCAACCCGCAGCGCAAGGTGGTGGGGCTGGTGGGCGACGGCGGATTGGCGCTGGGGCTGGGCGAGCTGGCGACCATGGCGCAGGAGCAGGTGAATATCACGCTGTTGATCATGAACGACGGCGGTTACGGCGTGATGCGCGGCATTCAGGACAAGTATTTTGCCGGGCGTCAGTACTACAACGAGCTGCACACGCCGGCCTTTACCCAGGTCGCCGAGGCGATGGGGCTGAAGGCCTGGAAGGTGGACGATGCGGCGCAGTTCAACGGCGTGCTGGCGGAGGCTATCAACTATCCGGGGCCGTCGGTGGTCGAAGTGGACATGAAAAGCGTTGGGCCGCTGACCTTTGCCGGGCCGCCGCAGAAGACCTTGTACTGA